CTGAATAACAACTCTCTACTCATTTTCTTTCTGGAATTTACAGGTCAGACTTATCATATTGTCTTCTGTTTTGACACTCACTTCATAGTCAAGAAGATTGAACAGTTTTACCATCCCCTTATTGGATGTTGAGGTATAGGCGGTCAGCCCGGCAATACCACTTTCTCTTGCGGCTTCGGCCAGTTTTTTTATCACGATGGTGGACAGTCCCCTGCCCTGCCATTTTTTAACAACAGAAAAGGCAATCTCTGCCATATTGGAATCAGGATCCAGGTAATATTCACCCACAGCCAGGATACGCTCGAAACCGGGCTCACCCTCCACCGCTACAATGGTCAGATCCCGGTGATAATCAATAATAAATGTGTTTTCAATCTGTTTACTGACAAAACTGGTCCGTTCATTAAAAAACCTGGACACAACGTCCACCTTGTCGAGACTGTAATAGTGCTCCTGGATAAATCTCTCGTCCGTCAGCTTCACCGGTCTGAAGGTTATCTTTTTATTGTCAATGACATGGATTTCCTCCAGCTTCAGGGGATAAATTGAATGCATCTCCTCTTTCAACGACCTCTCCGGGCCAAGAAGTCCCATCTCCTTTGCCTCGTCAAACAGCATGTCTCTGAAATCCGGATGAGCGATACTGATCAGGGCAATAGCCCTTTCCTGGAAGCTTTTGCCGAACAGATTGACAGAACCGTATTCGGTAACCACATATTGCACTTCACTCCTGGGAACAACCACTGCTGAATCTGTCAGTCTCGGGACAATTCGACTCTCCCTGATGTTTGACTTGGTTGAGGTCAGCATGAGAATGGATTTCCCGCCTTTTGACATTGCCGCACCCCGGAAAAAATCGAGCATCCCGGTTATCCCGGAAAAATTGTTAAAGGGCAGGGCATCGGCCGCAACCTGACCGGTCAGGTCAATCTCCCGGCCCACGTTCATCGCCACCATTTTATTATTACGGGAAATGACCCGCGGATCATTAACATATTTGGAAGGATGAAACTCTATGGCGGCATTATTGTCCAGCAGGTCATAGAGGTCTTTATTACCAATGGCATTACTGGCGATAAGCTTACCCTCATTATACCCTTTTTTCTTATTTGTAATAACTCCCATCGAAACAAGTTTCATGATAGTGTTCGTCAGGAACTGAGTATGAATTCCCAGATCATTCTTCTGCATCATTGCCCGAAGGTTCGCCTCAGAAGTTGTTCCCAGGGACATTTGCATGGTAGAACCGTCATCAATAAGCCTGGAAACATACCTGGCGATCATATCCGCCATTTCCACATCCGGATATTTTTTTGCCTCAATAAGCGGTTCATCATGCTCAACAAAATAGTCAATATCATTAACGTGAATATAACTTCTGCCAAGAACCCTGGGCATATTCCTGTTCACCTGGGCAATCACTATATCCGCCGCCTTTGCAGCAGATTCTGTAATATCAACCGAAATACCAAGACTCATCCAGCCGAAATCATCGGGAGGAGTAACCTGTATAAGGGCCACCTGAATGGGGAGCAATCGTGATTTTATCAGCCTGTGTACATCTGAAATATTAATCGGAGTAATAAAGCGCCTGTCACCCTGGAAACTTTGCGAATTTGCGGAACCCAGGTAAAAGGAACGGATGTTCAGATTCTGAGATTTAGATTTTTCAGCAATTTTAGATAATGATGTCGATTCCTTGCTGAACAGTCTGATAATCTCAAGGTCAGTAAATCTGATACTGGCATCAGCCAGTTTCTTTACAAGGTGCTGCGGCTCTCCACAGGACGAGCCGATAAAGATTCTCTGCCCTGAATGAATTTTTAAAATCGCCTTGTCTGCAGCCATGCGATTTTCCTGGTAATGATCTGCCCAATAACCTGTACTGGTCATAACGTCTCTCCCACTTTATCACTATATTTTGACAGGAAAACGAACTTCTCCTGGCGATTACGTTCCTCCATACTATTGTTAAACAGCCCATAAAGCAAGCCCGCTCGTTATGGTTAAAAGGAATCCAGTACACCATTTCCCTGGCTGGATCACCAAATTGGCCATATCTCCGATGATAATTAAAAATCTTTTGCTCACTTTCCCACTTCTCTGCTAGGATGAAAGAGAGGAGGGGATATGATTCTGCAATCGACAGCCGATACACTACTGCTTTTCAACCTGTCGCCTGGAGAAACGCGGCTTATTGACAGACTTGTTTCCTCTTTTGCCCTTGAAACAGTTTCTCTTCAAATCAATAACCTCAGCGAATACCGAAGAACAGATCCCAAACATCAAGTATGCCTGGTAATTTTTCATGTTGACGCAGAAAACAACAGGCAGCATCTCGATATTCGCCAAATACGGGATCACCTCGGTGAGAACGTTCCCATACTTATCCTGATCCCAGCCAAAAACAGAAAAAATATCAGGAAATATCTGAAGGCCGGAGCTGATGACTACCTGCTTTTACCACTGAACCAGGATCAGTTCTCCGTCAGTTTTCTCATACTGCTCGAGATCGGCCAGACGATGGCACATGCGCAAAGACCGCAAACGTCACAGGACAGCACATTTGCATGGAACAGGCTGATTAACCCATTCCGGGCAGGAGAAAGCTATTTCTCTCCGAGAACTCTTGCCGGAAACAGGAAAACTGAGGGCAGTTTTGATAAATGGGAAAAACTCCACCGTCTTGGTCTGGGTGGATTCGGTGTAGTCTGGCTGGTCAGGGAAACCGGGACAGGGAGACTTGCAGTTGCCAAAACACCCCATTCACCGGCGCTGAATATACGTGTACTGCGATCCGCCGCTATCCTGAAACGGCTTATCCATCATCCCGGTATCTGTCAGCTCCTGGAGGTGGTCAAACATAACGGGAAATTCATTCTTATCCAGGAATATATCAACGGCCCGACCCTGCAGGAACTGTTAAAAACAAGAATTTCTGCCCGAAACAGGGAAGACTACTTCAGCCAGCTTCTCTCAGCTGTGGCATTTTCCCATAATCACAGAATCCTGCATCGTGATATAAAACCTGAAAACATCATGATAAGCAAAACCGGAAAATTAAAACTGCTGGATTTCGGGATCGCCAGGGACCTTTCCTGGCAGGGGGCCGGAAAGAGTTCAGAGGGCACCTTAAGTTACATGGCACCGGAACAGTATGCCGGCAAAAGCTGTCTCGCCTCCGATATCTGGTCCCTGGGCATTATTCTCTATATTTTTACAACCAATGCCGTTCCCTACCAACTTTACAATGACGAATACCCCGAAGACATGGAAGAAGAACTGCGAAACAGGGCTCCGTTGACAATCAATCCCAAAATAGACCGTGAGCTTGACAGAATTATCATGGGCTGCCTGGAAGTGGATCTTGAAAAACGATACGGAAATGGCCACGCTCTACAGCAGGATCTCTTTAAAACTTTTCCCCTGTTCGGCTCCGGTGAACTTCTTCCTCCCTGACCCAATTAAAAAAAACTCTGAAACACAGTTTCAACGTCCTGTCATCAGTCTTTTTCCAAATTCTTCGGGAAGTCCTGATGAAAGAATCTTCTCTTTTGTCCTGTGAAAATCGTAGTCGAATCTGTAGAATTCAACCACATTTCTGTCTGTATCATAAATGAGGTAAGCTCCCCGTACATCACCGTCACGGGGTTGTCCCACAGAACCGCAGTTGAAAATCTGCCGATTCAGGGGTGACATGGGAACAACAGTGCCATTCCTGGGAGAACGAATATAGACACAGAAAAAATTCCTGCGTGTAATGGCAACCGGCACATGGGTATGGCCGAGAAAGAGGAGTTTCGTCTTTGACCTGGCAAACGATTTGGAAATAGAACTCTTCTCGGAAACATAGTACCAGTTTCTCGGTCTATACGGGTTGGAGTGGCAGAAAAAGGTATCATTCCACCTGATTGTATCACTCATTTCCTTGAGAAAGAAGTAGTTCTCATCGAACAATCTCTTTTTTGTCCAGGAAATCGCCTTTCTGGTTGCCGCACCGGCTCTCATCGGTGCACCGAGGACAGCGGCGTCATGGTTTCCAAGAATAAAAACAGCGTGGGATAGATTTCGCAGCAGATCTATACAACCGTTGGGGTCCGGTCCGTATCCCACGACATCCCCCAGGCAGATATAACGGTCGATTTTTCTGTCAGAACAGTGACGCAGAAACGCCCGGAGTGCTTCCAGGTTTGCGTGTATATCTGAAAAAACGGCAACCCGCATAACTGCATCCCAAATTCTGAGGCCCTTGAGCTGGCTATTTCTTCCTCCAACTCTTTTCCTCGCCTCTGATCAGTCTGGATATATTTTCATGATGCTTCAGCCAGATAAGCAAACCAATAAAAGCGGCCGCCCCGATGGTGGCCGGCGAACTCCCCACCAACCACAACCACACAGGTATCAAAGCAGAAGCCAGAAGAGAACCCGCCGAAACAAAACCGGTCAAAGCAACAGCACCTGCGAACACAACAAGACTGATTAAAATGGCAGGAAGCGAAAGATAAAGAAACACGCCGAGCCCTGTAGCTACCCCTTTACCTCCCTTAAAACCGAGATACACAGGAAACATGTGACCAATCACCGCTGCAATACCGGTTAGAAGTACAATTCCTTCCCGGCTACCGGATTCAGGAAGCAAAGACGCCACCAGGTACATGGGCAGAAAACCCTTGAGACAATCACATACCAGGGTCAGAAAACCGAGTTTTTTTCCCAGCACACGGCTCACATTGGTTGCTCCAATATTGCGACTCCCCGCCTGGCGGACATCCGTGCCCACAAGCTTGCTGAAAACAAGGCCAAAGGGGATAGCACCAATACAATATCCGAGCAGTGGAAAAAGATATTCCATACGATATCAGTCTCCCTCCTCTATAACTTGCCTCTTTCCCTGTGCCGGATAAATTTTTTCAGCAAACGATCAGAAACATCATCATCGCGATAGGAAACAATGGTAACAGGGCATTTTCGAAACATTCTCTCAGCGACAGATCCGGCAAAAATATGCCGGATATCATGGGTCTTAATACCCATAACCACCATATCGATATTCTCGTCCACCACAAGTTTCAGCAATTCGTTTGTCGGATCTCCAATTTTAAATGTAAAATTGACCTGATCATCAGGCAATGTCATCTCGGCCATCAGGTCCTTCAGTTCGGTACGACGCTCTTTCTTGACGGTTTCCAGGTAATCTTCAACACCGACCTTATACCCCAGGGAAGAAATCTTGTCGACGGCTTCCAGGTCCCGGTCATTAATGACATTGACAATAATCAAGGCAGCATTAAAGGAAGCTGCAATCCCTGCCGCATAATTCAAAATACCTTTGGAGTATTGTGAAAATGCAATGGGTACCAATATTTTTTTTACCATAAGATACTCCTGATGCTTTTATTAAAACGATGGCCGGTGAAAAAACACCGGCCATTCAGCTGCTTGAATATTTGGCTGAAAATTCGGTCACTACAGGTTATTTTACCGCAGTCGGATTTTCATTTATTTTTGTACCCTAAAGGGTATAAACAGCTCAGCTGTTTATGCCCGGCCATGCCGGTCAGGAGGATGCCGCGACCAGCTCCTCTTCATCTATTTTGCGGGCACGAGCACGCTGGATTCGCCACAAAAACGCAAGAAGTATCATTGCCGGAATAAAAACCAGTTGTTTAGGTGGACGGTCGGCCTTCATCTGGACACCGGTGATTTCCTGGTCAAAATCTATTTTTGCCTTTTCAGCAGGGCTGCCGAAAGCAACCAGATCAACCAGGATTTTACCATCTTCCTTTCTGGTTTCAAGACCAATATCACTCAGTCGCTCCTTGCCGGTCGCTCCATCCCCCACGGGCAGCATCACCGTCATTTTGAACTGTTTCCCATTATCCTTCTCCCCCTTAAGCTGAAGCCTGAGCATAGACCCGGGTTTAATCTTACCGACGACCTGCTCCAGTTCCGAAGCGGGCTTCTCCACCAAGGGCGGATAAACCTTGTCCCAGAAATAGCCGGGCCTGAAAAGTGCAAAAGCGATCAGAAGAAGTGCCGCTGTCTCCCACCACTTGTTTCTTGTCAGGAACCATCCCTGGGTCCCTGCGGCGAAAACCAGCATGGCGACAACTGCTGTCACGATAGTCAGAACCAGATGATACCAGTGTTCTACCCCGATCATCAGCAGTTCGGTATTGAAAATAAAGATAAAGGGGAGAATAGCCGTCCTGATATCATAACCAAACCCCTGGATACCTGTACGGATGGGATCACCTCCCGAGATCCCGGCTGCGGCAAAGGCTGCAAGTCCGACAGGCGGCGTATCATCTGCCAGAATGCCGAAATAGAAAACAAACAGGTGCACGGCAATCAGGGGGACAATCAGTCCATTCTGGGCGCCGAGGCTGACAATAACAGGAGCCATCAGAGTTGAAACGACAATATAGTTTGCCGTTGTCGGCAGCCCCATACCAAGCAGCAGACTGATACCGGCGGTGAACAGTAAAATCAGCATTAAATTACCACCGGAAATAAACTCAACAAACTCGGTCATGACCAGACCGACTCCAGTGAGTGTAACAGTACCGACAACAATACCTGCTGCAGCTGTCGCCACACCGATACCGATCATATTTCTGGCCCCGGCCACCATTCCGTCAATCAGATCATTCCAGCCCCGGACAAAAGAAAAATCATCTCCCTGCATTTTTCTGAAAAACCCTTTCAGCGGATGCTGGGTGAGAACGATGACCACCATCAGGACAGATGCCCAGAAAGCAGACAGTGATGGTGACAGCCTTTCTACGGTAAGACACCACATCAGAACAACGATAGGTAGAATAAAATAATACCCGGCCTGGGCTGTCTCCCCGAGAGGCGGCAGTTCCTTGATATCGGTGGTAATCTCCAGTTCCGGTACACGACAGGCAAAGGCAATGAGAAGAACATACGCCACCGCCAGCAGAACACAGACAATCCATATTGTGGCATCCCCGGCTACCGTTTTAATCCAGCCGAGTCCGTAATAGGTTACTCCCCCGAGGATAATAAGGGTAAGAATGGTTATGAAAAAACTTGTCACTCCCTGGACAAAAGTCTTTGTTTTACGCTTTTTCATCCCCTTCAGTCCCATCTTGCAGGCTTCCAGATGCACAATGTAGACCAGTGCAATATAGGATATAATAGCCGGCAGAAAGGC
The DNA window shown above is from Desulfomarina profundi and carries:
- a CDS encoding universal stress protein; the encoded protein is MVKKILVPIAFSQYSKGILNYAAGIAASFNAALIIVNVINDRDLEAVDKISSLGYKVGVEDYLETVKKERRTELKDLMAEMTLPDDQVNFTFKIGDPTNELLKLVVDENIDMVVMGIKTHDIRHIFAGSVAERMFRKCPVTIVSYRDDDVSDRLLKKFIRHRERGKL
- a CDS encoding bifunctional acetyl-CoA hydrolase/transferase family protein/GNAT family N-acetyltransferase, which gives rise to MTSTGYWADHYQENRMAADKAILKIHSGQRIFIGSSCGEPQHLVKKLADASIRFTDLEIIRLFSKESTSLSKIAEKSKSQNLNIRSFYLGSANSQSFQGDRRFITPINISDVHRLIKSRLLPIQVALIQVTPPDDFGWMSLGISVDITESAAKAADIVIAQVNRNMPRVLGRSYIHVNDIDYFVEHDEPLIEAKKYPDVEMADMIARYVSRLIDDGSTMQMSLGTTSEANLRAMMQKNDLGIHTQFLTNTIMKLVSMGVITNKKKGYNEGKLIASNAIGNKDLYDLLDNNAAIEFHPSKYVNDPRVISRNNKMVAMNVGREIDLTGQVAADALPFNNFSGITGMLDFFRGAAMSKGGKSILMLTSTKSNIRESRIVPRLTDSAVVVPRSEVQYVVTEYGSVNLFGKSFQERAIALISIAHPDFRDMLFDEAKEMGLLGPERSLKEEMHSIYPLKLEEIHVIDNKKITFRPVKLTDERFIQEHYYSLDKVDVVSRFFNERTSFVSKQIENTFIIDYHRDLTIVAVEGEPGFERILAVGEYYLDPDSNMAEIAFSVVKKWQGRGLSTIVIKKLAEAARESGIAGLTAYTSTSNKGMVKLFNLLDYEVSVKTEDNMISLTCKFQKENE
- a CDS encoding metallophosphoesterase family protein — encoded protein: MRVAVFSDIHANLEALRAFLRHCSDRKIDRYICLGDVVGYGPDPNGCIDLLRNLSHAVFILGNHDAAVLGAPMRAGAATRKAISWTKKRLFDENYFFLKEMSDTIRWNDTFFCHSNPYRPRNWYYVSEKSSISKSFARSKTKLLFLGHTHVPVAITRRNFFCVYIRSPRNGTVVPMSPLNRQIFNCGSVGQPRDGDVRGAYLIYDTDRNVVEFYRFDYDFHRTKEKILSSGLPEEFGKRLMTGR
- the plsY gene encoding glycerol-3-phosphate 1-O-acyltransferase PlsY — translated: MEYLFPLLGYCIGAIPFGLVFSKLVGTDVRQAGSRNIGATNVSRVLGKKLGFLTLVCDCLKGFLPMYLVASLLPESGSREGIVLLTGIAAVIGHMFPVYLGFKGGKGVATGLGVFLYLSLPAILISLVVFAGAVALTGFVSAGSLLASALIPVWLWLVGSSPATIGAAAFIGLLIWLKHHENISRLIRGEEKSWRKK
- a CDS encoding TRAP transporter permease, with protein sequence MTQPTEKPLPSEHIQEMVAEADTGGRNPQGKISKKVLFFVPLCWTLFQLWYASPLPFLFNIFVLNDTEARAIHLAFAVFLAYTAFPTFKSSPKQYIPIQDWIVAFIAAFCAAYLFLFYSDLSTRPGQPTMLDLGVSLVGLILLLEATRRALGPPLMVVAMVFILYTFAGPYMPEVIAHKGASFSKGMTHYWLTTEGVYGVALGVSTGMVFMFVLFGSLLEAAGAGNYFIRTAFAGLGHLRGGPAKAAVVSSAMTGLVSGSSIANVVTTGTFTIPLMKKVGFSPEKAGAVEVASSTNGQLTPPVMGAAAFLMVEYVGISYIEVIKHAFLPAIISYIALVYIVHLEACKMGLKGMKKRKTKTFVQGVTSFFITILTLIILGGVTYYGLGWIKTVAGDATIWIVCVLLAVAYVLLIAFACRVPELEITTDIKELPPLGETAQAGYYFILPIVVLMWCLTVERLSPSLSAFWASVLMVVIVLTQHPLKGFFRKMQGDDFSFVRGWNDLIDGMVAGARNMIGIGVATAAAGIVVGTVTLTGVGLVMTEFVEFISGGNLMLILLFTAGISLLLGMGLPTTANYIVVSTLMAPVIVSLGAQNGLIVPLIAVHLFVFYFGILADDTPPVGLAAFAAAGISGGDPIRTGIQGFGYDIRTAILPFIFIFNTELLMIGVEHWYHLVLTIVTAVVAMLVFAAGTQGWFLTRNKWWETAALLLIAFALFRPGYFWDKVYPPLVEKPASELEQVVGKIKPGSMLRLQLKGEKDNGKQFKMTVMLPVGDGATGKERLSDIGLETRKEDGKILVDLVAFGSPAEKAKIDFDQEITGVQMKADRPPKQLVFIPAMILLAFLWRIQRARARKIDEEELVAASS
- a CDS encoding serine/threonine protein kinase, which translates into the protein MILQSTADTLLLFNLSPGETRLIDRLVSSFALETVSLQINNLSEYRRTDPKHQVCLVIFHVDAENNRQHLDIRQIRDHLGENVPILILIPAKNRKNIRKYLKAGADDYLLLPLNQDQFSVSFLILLEIGQTMAHAQRPQTSQDSTFAWNRLINPFRAGESYFSPRTLAGNRKTEGSFDKWEKLHRLGLGGFGVVWLVRETGTGRLAVAKTPHSPALNIRVLRSAAILKRLIHHPGICQLLEVVKHNGKFILIQEYINGPTLQELLKTRISARNREDYFSQLLSAVAFSHNHRILHRDIKPENIMISKTGKLKLLDFGIARDLSWQGAGKSSEGTLSYMAPEQYAGKSCLASDIWSLGIILYIFTTNAVPYQLYNDEYPEDMEEELRNRAPLTINPKIDRELDRIIMGCLEVDLEKRYGNGHALQQDLFKTFPLFGSGELLPP